Part of the Musa acuminata AAA Group cultivar baxijiao chromosome BXJ3-10, Cavendish_Baxijiao_AAA, whole genome shotgun sequence genome, ATGAATGTAGCATGAACCATTGAGAGGAAGGTCATGGAGGGGCAACCTAGCAAATTAAATGCTTGTTGCTGACCATGTGCATGATAAGAACGATCAACATCATAAGAATGGACAATGTGATTTTTCAAATATGaacattttaaaataattaagaaagaaaaacaaaataatgCTTAGTGTCTATCATCACCTTGATGGAGTCGCCCTAAAAGAACTTCGACCTCCTCTAATATTAGGTTCTCATGGCTCGATGACCTTTAAGAAGTCGATTGGATCAACTCAATTTCGTAACATTGATCCATGATCAACTCAACTCAATTCTTATTATTGAATGACGCAAATGATTTATGACAATAGTATTGTTTCTAACAAATGTTATATAGAAAACTTGTACACTTATTATGAAATTTGTGATCATTTTTAGCCATGATAATTTTTTGACATTAATATTTTAGTGTTTATGTAGTTAAATcccatattttgataataaaataaattattaagttTATTAAATTAATGTGCTTATGAGATAAGTAACAAAGTAAATGCTTTAAGCACAAACTCAGACCGCTGAAGAATCAACTATTGAATAGGTGAGTCAAAcattatatcaaaaaattattatgtcAAAAAATAATTGAGTCAGAGGATTGGTTGAAATGTCGAAAATCAAACTCCAAAGTAGGCATTGTACCAGAGGGATCGGATATTGTATCGAAACATTATATGTCGTTGGAAAATTGGTATACCGATGGAATAGATGATATACCGAAAGAAAGAACAATATACCATAGTCTCAAATGAAGTACTGAAAGATCGGATGATATATTAGAAGAGCATACAATGTGTCGAaagcttcatatatatatatatatttgatatgtAGCTGATTTGTTGAGGTCTTAATTGAAGTTATTTTGAGTCAATTTAAGTTAATATTAGATTGAAACAAAGCTCACTCGTTAAGAAAGCTATTAAGCTTGAAATTGGGTTGAATTGAGCTTGTTAAAAAGCCAAACTAGCAGTCTAAACTAGGCCTAAACAATGATACCACCAGGCCCAAGCAGTTGTACTGCCTAAGTCAGTTGATAAGCACTATTGCGCTTTGTCAGCATTTTCAATGATTATATCATCTATGACAATAATAGTACTACCTAGGATGGTAGTAGTACTactcaaattttaaattttgatatgatagtaCCATTGTAGTCCAAATTTGTGATGTGAAAATTTACCGCGATAGTACCGAGCATCGTCAACGGTAGTACCACTTTGAaatttcaaggatttaaatttttgactccaaagtcatttgaaatatataaatatatcatttAGGCTTGGTTAATGAAATATTCATTCATAAGCTAGTAAAGTATTATAAGCTCTCATTTTAAACATAGTTTAAGTCTCCTCCTCTTTAAGTTTAGTTAAATATCTAAATTATAAGATATGAGAGAACTCTTATAAAAAGAGAATATAAAGATTATCTCTtaagcctaaaaaaaaaaaacaaaagagttataacaaagatagttgatctttatctgttggaaagaagatcgaaaGTTAGTGTCTTCGGAAAAAGAATCTTGAGTAAATAtaggtcaagaagatcaaaccgcTATAAATTGATTTGCCTCTTTTATTACCTGTGACTTAATTTTATAGTCTTTACTTGTAATTTAATTTGATCATCAAGttttaaaatcaattaaaaatGCTATTATACTAATTctacccctcttagtgtcactaagATTTTAACATATCTAATAGCCATTAGATATTTATCAATAGTGATAATGTCTAGCATTCACACTCTAATTATGTCATCGAAAAGAATAATTTGTGTAGTATAAGCCGGATAATTATATCGACTAACTCCTCGAATAAAATTTGTTAGGATTATGAGAATATAACGCTTGTCTCACAACATCTAATGTCAAAATTTATTCTATAATGCACAATCTAAGCCTAGTACCATAAGATTGTCAAAACATAGATCCATTGTGCCAAAAATATAATCCTAGTGTCTAAATGTGTCATTATAAGTTGGAATATCGAACTTTGACCGAGACAACGAAACTTGATTCCGATTTCAAATCCGAGTATGATTTCTCCTACATGAGAAGACTACTATTAGGTTTGTCTCACAAGTAGAATTCTAGAAAaacctttatttatagtttaggATCTCGAATCGCTTGTGATTAGTGAAATATTCTTCCAATCATTTCTACATCGAAAAATATATTGTTTATTTTAGTTCAAGCTAACATGATATTTTCGATCACTCTATTTTGCCATGTCTCGATAGAGCATAAATATTACCCCCCCCCCAATCATTCACCAATTTAATTACTCGATCAACCTTAATCTAAAACAATTATATAGTGTCATCTAATAGTATAAATGTTTATGATCCAAGGTCTGTCGTATCAgatcataccgcccggtacgggtggtacgtaccggtccgacaggccagcggtacgcggaacgCACTGTAGCAGCACTGTAGcaggatgtaccgctcggtacactgtaTCGTACTgataccgagcccgggtcaaaacgccggtacggtacgatacggcaGACCTTGTTATGATCTCTTTCAAGATACCATTTCCAATATCGAACACACACAAAGCGGCGGCGATAAGTTGAGGACGTGCTGTGATAATATTACATTCGTGGATGGTAGGGTTGTCGAGTAGCTCGTCGACGGCAGCCTTTCATCACAGCAATGGATGGAGTCAAGTTAGGGTTCATGGAGATGGAGAAGTTGGACACCGATGGTTCcatttgatagaagataagatttccctaactatatgaaaaaataatcctctattctgttgaggaaaatcattTCTCctcatttgtataaataggaaagggaacatgttaatgtattgaagcattttcatttcttcaataaagcttctttacttcttcaataaaacttcttcttcaatACGATTATATATGTCCATCCTCGCGTCGACTCGTCAGGATCGACGGTGGCAAtacgattataattttttttctttataacatATATATAGTAAAAGAAAAACATTATTAAGAATTTTCTCAAGTGAATAATCTTTTTTGTGcaaaaagaaagttcaaaaaCTTTACCGATGAAATCGAAAGCAAACaatcaaaataattaattttagagaaaataaattCTTCCAAAGATCAAACACGAGCCACCGACTAATtagtcatatgatttttttttatggaatATATATGATATCTTACGATCTTTCATAGCAAACATTAAGTGTAAAATATCCAAACAACATTCATAATTTTGCATGGGGAGGAGATTGTCTTTGAGGATATCGACGATCATCAAAGCCTGATTCATTGTGGAGCTCAACATAGTAGTCTAGCTGCTAACTTCTgcttatatataaaagaaatctcCTTGACATTTGAAATAATATCTTATATATGAGTAATATTTTAGCGAATCAGGTATCTAACATGTCGAGCATAGTCGTCGATAGAAGCATGAGGGgtaaatattatttgaaatatttttcttaccACTCTAAAAGTTCTTACATCTCTTACTGATGCTTTAGACTTCTTAGCGTCTTGAAGTTCGGGACGTGCAAAACCTTTGGGAAGTAGGTTAGGTTGACTTAGACTCTGATCAACGATTTATTTTCATTCTAACGTAAGGGATATAataatgttgatgaaatagttatAGGGATTTTTAATTGAATTTAGTCCTCAAAAAAGTTTAAACTATTAGGAGAAGACATATAATATAtgattaaggtccattttagccctTGTGATTTTGGTCGGACACCTCttaagtttttatgatttactcttgtctaaaataacccttgtatttttaaaaatatagcatataagatcATCCCGTCCGGTTTGAGTTAATAGACCTTAAAGTTTACTTATATAGtatactaactcataataaattattaatataataacatatataatttaatatttaaaaaaaaaatagacctCTATTAATGACGAGAAGAGACATCGTCGTGGAAGTGAGATGTACAACAACTTCGCTGACCTATACGCCATCATCAAGACCACGAACAAGCTAGAGAAGGCATACGTCCGCGACCTCGTCTCGTCTGTCGAGTACAAGGTCGTGTGCCTCAAATTCATCGCTCAATTTTGCACCCTCCATTTTGCCCTCTATGGCACCATCCCCTCCCTTGACCACTTCATCGAAACCTACCACCTCGACGCTCCCACCAGCATCAATCATCTCCTTCTCTCTAGCGTCCTGACCACCATTGAGCATCGCGTCATCGGCTCCTCTTCGGCCATTGCCTCCGCCTCCACAACGACATCTCCTCTCGTTATTAATGGAAGTTTCGTTtacttttaaaacttaaattatatatatcattatattaataatttattatgattcaATATATCAGTAAAAtctaacgtctattaactcaCATTTaatatgagatatatatatatatatatattatatttttaaaaataaaaaagttattTTAGACACAGAATAAATCATAAAGTTTTAAGAGATCCATTATCAAAATCAAGTGGCTCTAAAATTTAACTCTAAACATATGGTGTAAAttcaattaaaaaataaacatTGTACAGAGTTTAGTTGTTAGAGGAGAATGAGGCCCAACATATATTAAACTCTAATGGTACGATTAGCCAGGTTGCCTATTTGACCCACACTACAAGCGTTTCCAAGCCCGCTTGCTCGCCTTTCATGGCTTTGGCTCGTATGTTACGACCCAATGCCACTCTCCGTTCTCTCCCCCACATCGCCCCTGTTCTTATTCCCCGTCTCCTCCAATGCCATCGCTCGAACACCTCGTCGCCCGACAACCTGCTCGAGCACGACTCCCCGTCTCCGCCCTCCGGGGATTGCATTCCTCTGATAAGATCCTGCTCCACAAAAGCCCACCTCCTCCAAATCCACGCCCGTCTCCTCCGCTCCGACCTCGTCCACGACCCCACCATCTCCACAGCCTTCTTGTCCCGCGCCGCGCTCGCCCCCCTGCGCGACCTGGGCTACTCGCGCCTCGTCTTCGAGCGGATCCCGCGCCCCTCTGTGTTCCACTGCAACGCGCTCCTGCGCGGATACGCCGAGAGCGGCTCCCCCGCCGAGGCCTTGCGCTTCTACAACCGCATGCGGCGACACCTCGGCGTCCGTGGCAACCCCTTCTCCGCTTCCTTTCTTCTCAAGTCGTGCACCAGCATCTGCTTCTTGTCCGGTGGCAAGCAGGTGCACGGTAGGGTCCTCCGCGATGGGCATCAGTGCGACTCCGTTCTGCTGACTTCTCTGATGGGGCTGTATGCTTCTTGCGGGGATTGCGAGGGTGCTCACCGCGTTTTCGATGAAATGCCTTTTAGAGACACCGTCACGTGGAACGTCTTAATTTCTTGCTACTCGCAGAACCGTCGGAGCAAAGATGCGCTGCACCTGTTTGACGTGATGCAGCGACCGGATCACGGATGCAAGCCGGATAATGTCACCTGCCTGCTTCTGCTTCAGGCGTGCGCGCAACTGACTGCGCTTGATTTCGGTGAGCGCGTCCACGAGTACGCCGCGCGAGAAGGTTATGACCGTGCTTTGAACCTACGGAATTCACTCATAGCGATGTACTCAAAGTGCGGAAGCTTGGACAAAGCTTACACAGTGTTTTCTGATACTTCTCAGAAGAATGTTGTCAGCTGGAGCGCCATGATTTCGGGGTTGGCCATGAACGGGTACGGGAGGGAAGCTATTGAAGCTTTTGGTGTTATGCTGAATGCTGGTGTTACTCCCGACGAGCACACCTTTACCGGCGTGCTGTCGGCTTGTAGCCATAGTGGATTGGTTGATCAGGGATTAAGGTTCTTCGATATGATGAGAGACAAGTATGGAATTGCCGCCAATGCGCGTCATTTTGGGTGCATGGTCGACCTTTTGGGTCGTGCCGGTTTGCTCGATCAGGCCTATGAGCTTATAGCGAAAGAGAAGGCTGTTGAGCTAGATTCCACTACTTGGAGGACTCTTCTTGGAGCCTGTAGGATCCATGGCCATGCTCAGCTCGGAGAACATGTAATTGGGCACCTGATCGAGTTAAAAGCACAGCAAGCTGGAGATTATGTCCTGTTGCTGAATACTTATGCATCTGCAGGCAACTGGGAGAAGGTGGCAGAAGTAAGGAAGTTGATGAAGGATAAGGGAATCCAGACAAGCCCTGGCTGCAGCACAACAGAGATAAATGGAGTGGTTCATGAGTTCACCGTCGACGATGATTCACATCCACGAAAAGCAGAGATTTACCGGATGCTTGATGAGATAAATAGCCAGTTGAAGATTGCTGGTTATGTTCCAAACGTGTCATCTGAACTGCACAGAATggatgaggaggagaaagagaatgcACTCTCTTGTCACAGTGAGAAGTTGGCTATTGCATTTGGTATTCTTGCAACCCCACCAGGAAGAACGATCAGGATTGCAAAGAACCTCCGAACTTGCATCGATTGCCACACTTTTGCAAAAATTTTGTCTGCGGTATACGACAGGCTGGTGATCATTAGGGATCGCAGTCGATTCCACCATTTCAGAGGAGGACGATGTTCATGTGATGATTATTGGTAGGTGGGCATCACAGTTGTTGGCCTCTCATGCTTTGAACATTACTCGTTTGCTCATCAAGCAGATGAAAGCAAGCTTGATGATTGCTCACCCCCATTACATCAAGGACTCAACAAGATATCTTGAGCTCATATTTGGGATCAGCATTGCACCTGATGCATGAGCTCTCAAAAGCAATCACCATCAACCAAGGTATTACACTGATTCTTCCAATTAAAATAACTATGATGAACACAGCAGCAAGATGCTTAATGGTTGGCAAGTTGAAATCCCATCAATGTAACTGTGGTTGTGCAAAGTTAGTAGCAGTAAGATTCGCTGCTGCTCTATTATTTTAGCACCTTTTGTATTTCATAACATGAACCTAAATAAAATTTACTTTTCTTATTCTTCACCAGCTTCCACATAAACTGGCTTgatcatcatataattattatgatGTGACTATATTTTATCATCTAGGATACATATTGCCATTTGGTCCAATGCTGTATGGAGGATCATTTTATGCTTGGTTGTATATTTTAatcaatttaatttatttatccGAAAGCACGGTACTGAAAGATCTCGGAAGCGCTTTGAATGGGGTTATTGTTTCTGCCTTCAGTCAATGACTTTGGGACTTCCGGTCAAGCTGCACCCAATGCTTACAATGCAAGTTTCCTGCCATCAAACACCATTTATAACAACTCGATTTGCTAAACATGTTTAATACCCAACATCACTACTAAGCAACGTCTTCATGTACAAATCGTACTAATCTAATGACTTGTCATTTGTTCTGAGCTTGGAAATTAAACAGAGAGCGTTGCTCCTCCGTGATTATCGTGATCAAATTTCAAGTCAACTCGAACATAGATATTAGGAATGAAATATCTCAATAATCATAAAGAAGAATTAGATGATAATTTAATGATGGTTCGTTCACAAAGAAGGAAGAATTAAACGTGAAGTTGGTGCAACGGGGAGCATTGAGGAAGAAGATAAAGCGTGCAAATTCCAAGAAGAGAGAAGCTTGTGTTTGAAGTGTTTGGTTCCaatttcttttgacttggggttgCAACCAAAGGTCAACAGACAAGATTGGTCCAAACCGAGGGGCCACACTTGGGAAGAAATGCCAATGGCTTGACTTCCAAACACTTCATTAAATAGGGGGCTTCCCAACCTGCAACCTCTTTGGTAGACACGGTTAGCAAATCCTGGTCATGGACTTCTGCTCACACGTCCAAACTTTTGTTCTTATGCCCATTATAATGCATGCACTGTGACCTAAGCTTGATTTCAATCTTCCCCACCACTAAAACTAAATCAATCTTCAAGGTTACTGGAACTTGGTTATCAAATTACACCTAAGATTATTCATCCAGTATACTTAACTTCATCTTGACAAAAGCCAGCTTACACTGTGTGAAAGTGGAACAGCATTACAAGCTGCAGATTTGTTTCATCAGGCCTGAAAGATCCCAAAACATGTGCTGACAAACAAAGGGTACATATCTGAAAGAGATGGGATTTTTGGATCAGGAGAGACCGAAGAGAAGAATTTGCAGTGACATTTGGGAATGAATATTAGTATCCGAAGCTTCTAACGTGTTGGAAAGAGTTAGCTCGGCGTGAATAACCCAAGAAAAAGGATAAACAATGGACTTGTCTTGAAGTTATCCTTCTCTTGGTGTGCTCAAGGATGCGTGTGACGAGTATTGTATGTGTGAAAGGAAAAGGATTGATGATCCCCTATGCTGCTAGATTTGTAGTCTTTTTGGGATGCCCATCTTATGAACTAAACAAACCTAATGAG contains:
- the LOC135651388 gene encoding vacuolar protein sorting-associated protein 28 homolog 1-like, which produces MYNNFADLYAIIKTTNKLEKAYVRDLVSSVEYKVVCLKFIAQFCTLHFALYGTIPSLDHFIETYHLDAPTSINHLLLSSVLTTIEHRVIGSSSAIASASTTTSPLVINGSFVYF
- the LOC135650510 gene encoding pentatricopeptide repeat-containing protein At3g47530-like, producing MLRPNATLRSLPHIAPVLIPRLLQCHRSNTSSPDNLLEHDSPSPPSGDCIPLIRSCSTKAHLLQIHARLLRSDLVHDPTISTAFLSRAALAPLRDLGYSRLVFERIPRPSVFHCNALLRGYAESGSPAEALRFYNRMRRHLGVRGNPFSASFLLKSCTSICFLSGGKQVHGRVLRDGHQCDSVLLTSLMGLYASCGDCEGAHRVFDEMPFRDTVTWNVLISCYSQNRRSKDALHLFDVMQRPDHGCKPDNVTCLLLLQACAQLTALDFGERVHEYAAREGYDRALNLRNSLIAMYSKCGSLDKAYTVFSDTSQKNVVSWSAMISGLAMNGYGREAIEAFGVMLNAGVTPDEHTFTGVLSACSHSGLVDQGLRFFDMMRDKYGIAANARHFGCMVDLLGRAGLLDQAYELIAKEKAVELDSTTWRTLLGACRIHGHAQLGEHVIGHLIELKAQQAGDYVLLLNTYASAGNWEKVAEVRKLMKDKGIQTSPGCSTTEINGVVHEFTVDDDSHPRKAEIYRMLDEINSQLKIAGYVPNVSSELHRMDEEEKENALSCHSEKLAIAFGILATPPGRTIRIAKNLRTCIDCHTFAKILSAVYDRLVIIRDRSRFHHFRGGRCSCDDYW